One Dreissena polymorpha isolate Duluth1 chromosome 9, UMN_Dpol_1.0, whole genome shotgun sequence genomic window carries:
- the LOC127844453 gene encoding mucin-19-like — translation MNMAVSYEAVFIIIGLTWVAGQSTTDPATIGLRNTTAVMDQAFMNMGLSPFFGQFRSRANIVRPTGGEIVQTPDGNGSLASEEGRMLGKPILTSATTTQLTAGIPFQAAFGKDLKPPGVPRLSVDEIAKLFSKSSSMSGNEGKMPFVIGSTSSKEGQMPWQIGSSSGETQIARGPGSSFDEVLQMLTKVRLRNGEVGRMAGPIGAIRGEMGMHNMVINSIIGEGQPSFGMGPVSNEGQETGTLGSSSGEGQITGNMTTSSGEEGQLTGSMSPTSGQMSGSTGLPAGNQMSGKMGPMLGSMGPHSSGQMSGSLSPTLGGQMSGSLAPLFGGQMSTSMGPSLGSMGPSFGEEGKTGIMRPTSGEEGKITGNIGPSFGEEGKTGSIGQSSGEEGKISGNMGSSSGEEGQMTGRMGPTPGEGGNMTGNIGQTSGEEGGMTGNIGPSSGEEGKTGSIGPTSGEEGKITRNMGPSSGEEGQITGTMGPTPGEGGNMTGNIGQTSGEEGQMTGNMGPGSGEEGRMTENMGSSAGEEGQTGSMGPTAGEEGQMSVSMGTRSGEESQMTGSLGPNSGEKGQITGWKGLTVAQVVNMLNRKFSPTNMTGYKAMESVISQRGQSRGQTLFGLPGEIAFTTSTPGTFAEGIGLTSVIQAGNVSATKTPGQINSGILSTTSIPRELGSITSALDQFTESSRRVLPDIVVTTISNAGQTSERTRSSAGTEGKSIGRTASPTSEGVQSNGRIPSALDEGGQSTGKIASIEEGQRTAAIASTSGENGQPIGGLTSQTGGEGKGTGRIALSKEGKQPEGIARPIRNESEPMPEGIARPIRNESEPMPEGIARPIRNESEPMPVLAKYIGPDGCMRLPYRKDGESVIFEGIQNNCELKINMSVVKDLHQERRRATFEITSPIGEFSASQGNPGNNSACPSWQITVMPWGLVHIRTTALCHIIIQPTRTALGRGLTRQTVGQRVVYQKAQGRIDGKKQLNV, via the exons ATGAATATGGCGGTATCGTATGAAGCAGTATTCATCATCA tTGGGCTAACATGGGTTGCAGGCCAAAGTACCACGGACCCTGCAACTATAGGATTAAGGAATACCACAGCAGTGATGGATCAAGCATTCATGAATATGGGTCTATCACCGTTTTTCGGCCAGTTTAGATCACGGGCTAACATAGTAAGACCAACAGGTGGGGAAATAGTTCAAACGCCTGACGGAAACGGTTCACTGGCTAGTGAAGAAGGTCGGATGTTAGGAAAACCCATTCTTACATCCGCCACAACTACTCAACTGACAGCGGGGATCCCATTTCAGGCCGCATTTGGAAAAGATTTGAAACCGCCAGGAGTACCGAGGTTATCTGTTGACGAAATAGCAAAACTTTTTTCAAAAAGCAGCTCAATGTCTGGGAATGAGGGAAAAATGCCTTTTGTGATAGGTTCAACATCAAGTAAAGAAGGACAAATGCCTTGGCAAATAGGTTCATCCTCTGGTGAAACCCAAATAGCTCGGGGACCTGGTTCTTCTTTCGACGAAGTACTACAAATGCTCACTAAAGTACGTTTGAGAAATGGCGAAGTAGGTCGAATGGCTGGACCGATAGGTGCTATAAGAGGAGAAATGGGAATGCATAATATGGTTATAAATTCAATTATTGGCGAAGGGCAGCCGTCTTTTGGTATGGGGCCCGTGTCGAATGAAGGTCAAGAGACTGGAACCCTTGGTTCAAGCTCTGGCGAAGGTCAAATTACTGGAAATATGACCACATCCTCTGGCGAAGAAGGTCAATTGACCGGAAGTATGAGTCCAACTTCGGGTCAGATGTCAGGAAGCACGGGTCTACCTGCCGGAAATCAAATGTCAGGGAAAATGGGTCCAATGTTAGGAAGCATGGGCCCACACTCTAGCGGTCAAATGTCAGGAAGCCTAAGTCCAACCTTAGGGGGCCAAATGTCAGGAAGTCTGGCCCCACTCTTTGGCGGTCAAATGTCAACAAGCATGGGTCCATCCTTAGGCAGTATGGGGCCAAGTTTTGGCGAGGAAGGTAAAACGGGAATTATGCGCCCAACCTCGGGCGAGGAAGGTAAAATTACGGGAAATATTGGGCCGAGTTTTGGCGAAGAAGGTAAAACGGGAAGTATAGGTCAATCCTCGGGCGAGGAAGGTAAAATTTCGGGAAATATGGGGTCAAGTTCTGGTGAAGAAGGTCAGATGACGGGAAGAATGGGCCCAACTCCGGGAGAGGGGGGAAACATGACGGGTAATATTGGGCAAACGTCTGGCGAGGAAGGTGGAATGACGGGAAATATTGGGCCGAGTTCTGGTGAAGAAGGTAAAACGGGAAGTATAGGTCCAACCTCGGGCGAGGAAGGTAAAATTACGAGAAATATGGGGCCAAGTTCTGGTGAAGAAGGTCAAATAACGGGTACAATGGGCCCAACTCCGGGCGAGGGGGGCAACATGACGGGTAATATTGGGCAAACGTCTGGCGAGGAAGGTCAAATGACGGGAAATATGGGGCCAGGTTCTGGCGAGGAGGGTCGAATGACGGAAAATATGGGATCAAGCGCTGGTGAGGAAGGTCAAACGGGAAGTATGGGCCCAACAGCTGGTGAGGAAGGGCAAATGTCAGTAAGTATGGGAACTCGTTCTGGCGAAGAAAGTCAAATGACGGGAAGCTTGGGGCCAAATTCTGGAGAGAAAGGTCAAATTACCGGCTGGAAAGGTCTCACTGTCGCACAAGTAGTAAATATGCTTAACAGAAAGTTTTCCCCTACTAACATGACCGGTTACAAAGCAATGGAGTCCGTAATAAGCCAACGAGGACAAAGTCGTGGACAAACATTGTTTGGCCTGCCTGGAGAAATAGCATTCACAACCAGCACACCAGGAACATTTGCAGAAGGAATTGGCCTAACTAGTGTGATACAGGCAGGAAATGTATCCGCCACTAAAACCCCGGGGCAGATCAACAGTGGAATACTTTCAACAACTAGTATACCAAGAGAATTAGGGTCAATAACAAGCGCTCTCGATCAGTTCACTGAGAGTAGTAGAAGGGTTCTTCCAGACATAGTAGTAACCACAATAAGCAATGCAGGACAGACTAGCGAAAGAACACGTTCATCAGCAGGCACAGAGGGCAAAAGCATTGGAAGAACAGCTTCACCAACAAGTGAAGGGGTACAAAGTAATGGAAGAATACCCTCAGCATTGGACGAAGGGGGCCAAAGCACTGGGAAAATAGCTTCAATCGAAGAAGGCCAGAGGACGGCGGCAATAGCTTCAACATCAGGCGAAAACGGCCAGCCAATTGGAGGTTTAACTTCACAAACAGGCGGGGAAGGAAAAGGCACTGGAAGAATAGCTTTAAGCAAAGAAGGTAAACAGCCTGAAGGGATAGCAAGACCAATCCGCAACGAATCTGAACCAATGCCTGAAGGGATAGCAAGACCAATCCGCAACGAATCTGAACCAATGCCTGAAGGGATAGCAAGACCAATCCGCAACGAATCTGAACCAATGCCTGTGCTGGCTAAATACATCGGCCCTGATGGATGTATGCGGTTACCATATCGTAAGGACGGGGAGTCGGTGATATTTGAAGGAATCCAGAATAACTGTGAGCT AAAGATCAACATGTCCGTAGTCAAGGATCTTCATCAAGAGCGAAGACGTGCCACGTTTGAAATAACAAG TCCAATCGGTGAATTTTCTGCGTCGCAAGGCAATCCGGGCAACAACAGTGCTTGTCCGTCCTGGCAAATCACCGTTATGCCCTGGGGTTTGGTACACATACGGACCACAGCTCTTTGTCACAT TATCATTCAACCAACGAGGACAGCGCTGGGCCGGGGTCTTACACG
- the LOC127844458 gene encoding putative mediator of RNA polymerase II transcription subunit 26, with amino-acid sequence MAEIWAIFGLPWIIFIWLFSSPVCECRHLTNVISDAATKRDRTMTIVQQTPSTVLGLDAGRKSDGSHASNSVNVHADIQQDEIHGIKAEVTHKEENGHLTDDYVPTEESFLPHPGINTMTSHEALVKHPDSFTAVSNVQSGRKLVEPHHGGAENEETNEENAINVMTTHSENTETVMLEMGQHKEIKDITSTVLEPHTATAPRVVQPQTVGSSSLEPSLISQQEAVTNSHPKTALEEKGHATSEKTTSETVGNGTKPFHVLEKNGYMYYYYYDAELDKSDTLDAVPDVDGDRSQAGSVSRNVTSDTKTQGNSLASHGSVNPSNNSHDQMSITGKEPASGSNIRGTTSSTTGINTPIDNVRDHSFETNSNHVPASNPQSQPPVTNSNHNPVSNQHGQPPATNGNQAAVNSPLGQPHMTNSNHATNNNPHNQQPVTNGNHFPVNNPLSQPPVTNGNRIPINNPTSPPPESNAQNALVNNPQNQQPVTNGNHVPASNPHNKPPVTNGNHAPVNNPNGLTLLTNGNNPSVNNNQQNQPRINNTSIIIPKNPTSNPIDKPVIPTASLATEDNLPPPRSTERVLIADLNKRDTNKAHAAGAASGGSGGQTAPGNWGPDVNIESTIDDEVNKLRQLENAGRTPEDVEPLNIFQHDITYQRFPKPMSLTVFKHKVIGRKFRKLYILEQGPTKLFQHVRQLEAAYTLEDDTLYVNLLFRFIFSRECQEISRFKLGTLVGNKDQALFEKEAKDGQTERVVFFTERPDDYVYVMSCTDNNISPYACRNSYYISLDSLHDPPNQFPWGIAATELKAKMDLTFEDKRFIFNFVLTPCARP; translated from the exons ATGGCAGAGATATGGGCAATCTTCGGACTTCCATGGATTATATTTATCTGGTTATTTTCTTCACCAGTGTGTGAGTGTCGACATCTAACGAATGTCATTTCGGACGCCGCAACAAAACGCGATCGAACGATGACCATTGTCCAACAAACGCCCTCCACTGTTTTAGGTCTGGACGCTGGCCGGAAGAGCGATGGCAGTCACGCGAGCAACTCGGTTAATGTGCATGCGGATATTCAACAAGATGAGATACACGGAATTAAAGCTGAAGTAACGCATAAAGAAGAAAATggacatttgacagacgactacGTACCGACAGAAGAGTCTTTTTTGCCACATCCGGGCATCAATACAATGACGTCACACGAGGCATTAGTGAAACATCCAGACAGCTTCACCGCTGTAAGTAACGTACAAAGTGGACGAAAGTTAGTCGAACCGCATCACGGTGGGGCAGAGAATGAAGAAACAAATGAAGAAAACGCAATCAATGTAATGACAACACATAGTGAAAACACTGAGACCGTAATGCTCGAAATGGGACAACATAAAGAAATAAAAGACATCACTTCAACTGTATTGGAACCACATACAGCCACAGCACCGCGCGTTGTACAACCACAAACAGTGGGGAGTAGCTCCTTGGAACCTTCACTTATTTCTCAACAGGAGGCGGTTACAAACTCGCACCCCAAAACAGCGCTAGAAGAGAAAGGCCATGCCACGAGCGAGAAAACTACATCCGAGACTGTTGGAAATGGCACAAAACCGTTCCATGTTTTAGAAAAGAATGGATACATGTACTACTATTATTATGACGCAGAGCTCGACAAAAGCGATACTCTAGACGCAGTGCCGGATGTTGATGGTGACCGCTCCCAGGCTGGGAGCGTAAGTCGCAATGTAACTTCCGATACTAAAACGCAAGGCAATTCTTTAGCTTCCCATGGGAGCGTCAACCCATCAAATAACTCACATGATCAAATGTCAATTACCGGTAAGGAACCCGCGTCAGGAAGCAACATTCGTGGTACGACCTCTTCAACCACCGGTATTAACACGCCGATTGATAACGTACGCGACCATTCTTTTGAAACCAATAGTAACCACGTTCCAGCGAGTAACCCACAAAGCCAGCCACCTGTAACAAATAGTAACCACAATCCAGTAAGTAACCAGCATGGTCAGCCACCAGCAACCAATGGTAACCAGGCTGCGGTTAATAGCCCACTTGGCCAGCCACATATGACAAATAGTAACCATGCTACGAATAATAATCCACACAACCAGCAACCTGTCACCAATGGTAACCATTTTCCTGTTAATAACCCACTCAGCCAGCCACCTGTAACCAATGGTAACCGCATTCCGATTAATAACCCAACCAGCCCGCCACCTGAATCAAATGCTCAAAATGCTCTGGTTAATAATCCACAAAACCAGCAACCTGTAACCAATGGTAATCACGTTCCGGCTAGCAACCCACACAACAAGCCACCCGTAACCAATGGTAACCATGCGCCAGTCAATAACCCAAATGGCCTGACGCTTTTAACCAATGGTAATAACCCTTCGGTTAACAACAACCAACAGAACCAACCACGTATCAACAACACATCAATAATAATCCCTAAAAATCCGACAAGCAATCCCATTGATAAACCGGTCATACCTACGGCGTCGCTAGCAACCGAGGACAACCTTCCGCCGCCAAGAAGCACAGAGCGTGTATTGATCGCTGACTTGAACAAACGCGATACAAACAAAGCGCACGCGGCTGGAGCTGCCAGTGGAGGAAGCGGCGGTCAGACGGCGCCAGGAAACTGGGGTCCTGACGTCAACATTGAGAGTACCATCGATGACGAGGTGAATAAGCTGCGGCAGTTGGAGAACGCCGGGCGAACACCCGAAGACGTGGAGCCTTTGAACATCTTTCAGCATGATATTACCTACCAACGCTTCCCGAAACCAATGAGCCTTACTGTATTTAAGCATAAG gtGATCGGTCGCAAATTCCGGAAGCTGTACATACTGGAGCAGGGTCCAACGAAGCTATTCCAGCACGTGCGCCAACTTGAGGCCGCCTACACGTTGGAGGACGACACGCTATACGTCAACTTGCTATTTCG GTTCATATTTTCCCGCGAGTGCCAGGAAATCTCCCGGTTCAAACTCGGCACGCTGGTTGGAAACAAGGACCAAGCGTTGTTTGAAAAGG AAGCAAAAGACGGCCAGACGGAGCGGGTTGTGTTTTTCACGGAGCGGCCGGATGACTACGTATACGTTATGTCCTGCACTGACAACAACATCTCCCCGTACGCGTGCCGGAACTCGTATTACATCTCCCTGGACTCCCTGCACGACCCGCCCAATCAA TTTCCCTGGGGAATAGCGGCGACCGAGCTGAAAGCAAAGATGGATCTGACGTTCGAAGACAAGAGATTTATATTCAACTTCGTACTAACAC CTTGCGCCCGACCTTGA